A part of Aegilops tauschii subsp. strangulata cultivar AL8/78 chromosome 2, Aet v6.0, whole genome shotgun sequence genomic DNA contains:
- the LOC109752394 gene encoding uncharacterized protein: MANSCREHKRGVPRPPPLSLFIGREQEPAVARTHPAAADNSNKKRMLSKQLSMKETTREVKWEKRRRQIQRQRSSMGLYDADRVGCANTHATSNGVTDEDLDELKGSMELGFGFNEENGGQNLCDTLPALDLYFAVNRQLSEPKMRACSRSLPSLSVVTSSSSMHSGTPSPAGSPTAQPSLLDSLKISSPAGENPQLIKTRLRQWAQVVACSVKHSS; encoded by the exons ATGGCCAACAGCTGCAGAGAACACAAGCGCGGCGTTCCACGTCCCCCACCATTGTCACTCTTCATCGGTAGGGAGCAAGAGCCAGCGGTCGCGCGGACACACCCGGCTGCTGCCGACAACAGCAACAAGAAGAGGATGTTGTCCAAGCAGCTGTCCATGAAGGAGACCACCCGAGAGGTCAAGTGGGAGAAGCGGCGGCGACAGATACAACGGCAAAGGAGTAGCATGGGCCTGTACGACGCCGACCGTGTGGGATGCGCTAACACGCACGCCACTTCGAACGGTGTGACCGACGAGGACCTGGATGAGCTCAAGGGATCCATGGAGCTTGGCTTCGGGTTCAACGAGGAGAACGGAGGCCAGAACCTCTGCGACACGCTCCCCGCCCTCGACCTGTATTTCGCTGTCAACCGGCAGCTGTCCGAGCCGAAGATGCGGGCGTGCAGTCGCTCGTTGCCTTCCCTTTCTGTGGTGACCTCCTCATCATCCATGCACTCCGGCACGCCGAGCCCGGCCGGCAGTCCTACCGCTCAGCCCTCCCTCCTTGACTCGTTGAAAATTAGCAGTCCAG CAGGCGAGAACCCACAGCTTATCAAGACAAGGCTAAGGCAGTGGGCTCAGGTAGTGGCTTGTTCAGTGAAGCACTCTAGCTGA